CCCCGAAGAAGGCTTCGCCTACCTCTCGCTGGGTAGCGCGCACGTGATGCTTGATGAGATCGGGGAGGGGCGCACCTGGGAGACGGCCCCGCTTGAACCGCCGCTCGGCCGGGGTATCAACTTCCAGATCGAGATCAGCGATCTGGCCCCCGTGTTGCGGTCGCTTCGTGGCGCCGGCTGGCCCTTGTTCGTCGAGCCCGAGTCAAAGTGGTACCGGATCTCCGACACCGAGGAGGTCGGGGTCGAACAGTTTCTTGTCACCGACCCTGACGGCTACCTGATTCGATTTCAGACGAAGACCGGCACGCGCACGCTCGGGTGCTGAACGCGCGCCGACCGGGCGGCAGGGGAGACTGTGCCCGCGTAGTCCCGCAGATCCGCCGACTACTTCGCGCCGACGTGGAAGGTGACCTGGGTCGCGTCGACGCCGTCGAGCGATGCCGACCGCTGGGAAATTCGTCCG
This genomic stretch from Leucobacter sp. CX169 harbors:
- a CDS encoding VOC family protein, translated to MTQLVPSLVPELLVTDSPRSMAFWCGLCGFKIDYQRPEEGFAYLSLGSAHVMLDEIGEGRTWETAPLEPPLGRGINFQIEISDLAPVLRSLRGAGWPLFVEPESKWYRISDTEEVGVEQFLVTDPDGYLIRFQTKTGTRTLGC